In Aspergillus fumigatus Af293 chromosome 4, whole genome shotgun sequence, one genomic interval encodes:
- a CDS encoding putative 60S ribosome biogenesis protein Mak11: MAKRKREQSSKDTQASSKPAKVVKPSTAQDVVSSNAASPAVTLQIVTGSYERVLHGFTAAVSPACFNSTDSDEAETDKDVVQFVDTFLFEAHASAIRCLALSPVPKKDSTEPPKVILASGGTDERINLYSLSATTPTVNPHYPTIPTLAGNKVLENPKNRELGSLLHHSAYISALHFPSRSKLLAAAEDNNISVTKTRDWTVVSTIKAPRPKVQGRPSGDTAPPGGAPSGVNDFAVHPSMKLMLSVGRGEKCMRLWNLVTGKKAGVLNFSKEVLQSVKEGRWSTGEGRKIEWNLKGEEFAVAFEWGAVVFGIDSTPVCRVLPSPRSKVHQMRYVAVDPSVEAGEELLAVSTEDGRIIFYSTKRLQKASDDDESPIPHAEAVAELGGRAAGFPGRVKDFEILNVGGESTAQKGDLLVVTANSEGVVRVWMLRANSLLRNTKENPEASDNKSQGSKNLQVGKLLNVYETGNRITCLKAFIMLPPDPLTPDDFDESSGDDIEEDEEEEEEEESGEGSDEE; the protein is encoded by the exons ATGGCCAAGCGCAAGAGGGAACAATCTTCCAAGGATACCCAAGCTTCCTCCAAACCGGCGAAAGTTGTCAAACCATCCACGGCTCAAGATGTTGTCTCGTCTAATGCGGCCAGTCCTGCGGTCACTTTGCAGATAGTCACTGGCTCTTATGAGCGTGTGCTCCACGGATTTactgctgctgtttctccAGCCTGCTTCAACTCTACAGATTCTGATGAAGCCGAAACCGACAAAGATGTAGTTCAATTCGTTGATACTTTCCTGTTCGAAGCTCATGCGTCTGCTATCCGTTGTCTTGCTCTGTCTCCAGTGCCAAAGAAAGATTCTACTGAACCACCGAAGGTCATCTTGGCCAGTGGAGGCACAGATGAGCGAATCAATCTCTACTCGTTGTCTGCCACTACGCCAACAGTGAATCCGCATTATCCAACGATTCCGACCCTTGCTGGAAATAAAGTCCTGGAGAACCCGAAAAACAGAGAACTTGGCTCTCTTCTACACCATAGTGCCTATATCTCCGCCTTGCACTTTCCTTCACGCTCCAAGCTATTGGCTGCTGCGGAGGATAATAACATTTCTGTCACGAAGACTCGCGACTGGACAGTTGTCTCCACAATCAAGGCCCCGCGTCCCAAAGTCCAGGGAAGACCAAGTGGTGACACTGCGCCGCCCGGAGGCGCTCCCTCGGGAGTCAACGATTTTGCAGTGCATCCCAGTATGAAGCTCATGCTCTCTGTTGGTAGAGGAGAAAAGTGCATGAGACTCTGGAATTTGGTGACAGGAAAGAAGGCTGGAGTGTTGAACTTTAGCAAAGAAGTTCTGCAGAGTGTGAAGGAAGGTCGCTGGAGCACTGGCGAAGGGAGAAAGATTGAATGGAACTTAAAGGGTGAAGAGTTCGCGGTTGCATTTGAATGGGGAGCCGTCGTCTTTGGAATA GATTCGACACCCGTTTGCAGGGTGCTACCAAGTCCACGAAGCAAGGTGCATCAGATGAGATACGTCGCTGTTGACCCCTCTGTGGAAGCCGGCGAGGAGTTACTTGCTGTCTCTACAGAAGATGGCAGAATCATATTCTACTCAACTAAGAGGCTGCAGAAGGCTTCAGATGACGACGAATCTCCAATTCCACACGCTGaagctgttgctgagctCGGTGGCAGGGCAGCTGGTTTTCCTGGCAGAGTCAAGGATTTCGAGATCTTGAATGTGGGAGGGGAGTCCACCGCACAGAAGGGCGATCTTCTTGTCGTCACCGCGAACAGCGAGGGGGTTGTACGCGTGTGGATGCTACGCGCGAATAGTCTCCTTCGTAATACGAAGGAGAATCCGGAGGCTTCTGACAACAAGAGCCAAGGATCAAAGAACCTACAGGTCGGAAAACTGTTGAACGTCTATGAGACAGGCAATCGGATAACCTGCCTCAAAGCCTTCATCATGCTACCCCCAGACCCGTTAACGCCCGATGATTTCGACGAGAGCTCGGGCGACGacattgaggaggatgaagaagaagaggaagaggaggagtCCGGCGAAGGgagtgatgaagaatga
- a CDS encoding translation initiation factor eIF2 subunit gamma gives MATNGDFTDDESQPGSPMLDAANGQDDIEEQERLDVEEKPLKSAMKKGAAPPAPQPKRPELPEQPDPETLDLSTLTPLSPEIIARQATINIGTIGHVAHGKSTVVKAISEVQTVRFKNELERNITIKLGYANAKIYKCDNPGCPRPTCFKSYKSEKEIDPPCEREGCTGRYRLLRHVSFVDCPGHDILMSTMLSGAAVMDAALLLIAGNEACPQPQTSEHLAAIEIMKLSHIIILQNKVDLMREDGALQHYQSILKFIRGTVADGSPIIPISAQLKYNIDAVNEYLVSHIPVPVRDFTASPHMIVIRSFDVNKPGAEIDELKGGVAGGSILTGVLKLNDEIEIRPGLVTKDENGKIQCRPIFSRVVSLFAEHNDLKFAVPGGLIGVGTRVDPTLCRADRLVGFVLGHRGRLPAIYTELEVNYFLLRRLLGVKTADGKQAKVAKLTKNEVLMVNIGSTATGAKVMGVKADAAKLSLTSPACTEIGEKIAISRRIDKHWRLIGWANIVAGNTLEPILN, from the exons ATGGCTACCAACGGCGATTTTACCGACGATGAATCGCAGCCTGGCTCTCCCATGTTGGATGCGGCGAACGGCCAGGATGATATTGAAGAACAGGAACGTCTTGACGTGGAAGAGAAGCCCCTTAAGTCTGCGATGAAGAAAGGTGCAGCGCCCCCTGCTCCTCAGCCGAAGCGTCCAGAACTCCCCGAGCAGCCCGACCCAGAGACTCTCGATTTGTCGACGCTCACACCTCTGTCGCCCGAAATTATTGCGCGCCAGGCCACAATCAACATCGGTACTATCGGACACGTCGCACACGGCAAGTCGACTGTTGTGAAGGCTATCTCGGAGGTGCAGACTGTCCGGTTCAAAAATGAGTTGGAGCGTAACATTACCATCAAGCTTGGTTATGCCAACGCGAAGATCTACAAGTGCGACAACCCTGGGTGCCCGCGCCCGACGTGCTTCAAGAGTTACaagagtgagaaggagatcgaccCTCCATgtgagagagaaggatgcaCAGGTCGTTACAGATTGTTGAGACATGTCTC GTTCGTTGACTGCCCTGGGCACGATATTCTCATGAGTACCATGTTGTCAGGTGCCGCCGTCATGGACGCCGCCCTTTTGCTGATTGCCGGAAACGAAGCTTGCCCCCAGCCTCAGACTTCGGAGCACTTAGCAGCTATTGAAATCATGAAGCTCAGCCATATCATCATTCTGCAGAACAAGGTTGATCTGATGAGGGAAGACGGTGCTCTGCAACATTACCAATCAATCCTGAAGTTCATTCGTGGTACTGTTGCCGATGGCTCTCCTATCATTCCCATCTCTGCTCAGCTCAAGTACAACATCGACGCTGTCAACGAATACCTTGTCTCGCACATCCCAGTTCCCGTCCGTGACTTCACTGCTTCGCCTCACATGATTGTCATTCGTTCCTTCGACGTCAACAAACCCGGTGCGGAGATCGATGAGTTGAAGGGTGGTGTTGCAGGTGGCTCTATCCTCACTGGTGTGCTGAAGCTGAACGACGAGATTGAAATTCGCCCCGGTCTCGTTACCAAGGATGAGAACGGAAAGATTCAGTGCCGCCCCATCTTCTCCCGTGTCGTCTCGCTCTTCGCTGAGCACAACGATCTGAAGTTCGCTGTCCCTGGTGGTCTAATCGGTGTCGGAACCCGTGTCGACCCTACCCTGTGCCGTGCCGATCGTCTTGTTGGTTTCGTCCTGGGTCACCGTGGCCGTTTGCCAGCCATCTACACTGAACTGGAGGTCAACTACTTCCTCCTGCGTCGTCTGCTCGGTGTCAAGACCGCCGACGGCAAGCAGGCCAAGGTCGCCAAGCTCACCAAGAACGAAGTCCTCATGGTTAACATCGGCTCTACGGCTACTGGTGCTAAGGTTATGGGTGTGAAGGCTGATGCTGCCAAGCTCAGCTTGACCAGCCCGGCTTGTACAGAGATTGGAGAGAAGATTGCTATCAGCCGGAGAATTGACAAGCATTGGCGTCTGATCGGCTGGGCCAACATTGTCGC TGGCAACACTCTTGAGCCCATTCTGAACTAG
- a CDS encoding zinc metalloprotease: MYILEQLARLLDRPFFPWKNVLVGFSLGQFILEGFLSFRQYKVLQRTKPPKVLENEVSQKVFDQSQAYGRAKAKFGFISGLYGQIQNLAFIYGDVLPKLWGLSGLLLARYFPSRFQGEISQTLLFIFGFNLISTVLSLPVSYYNTFVLEEKFGFNKQTLKLWVTDMLKGQMLGIVLGTPIISAVLKIVQKTGNSFFYYLWLFGVFVQIFAITIYPIVILPLFNKLSPLEPGELKTGVESLARKLKFPLHELYVIDGSKRSAHSNAYFYGLPWKKHIVIYDTLIEKSETEEVVAVLSHELGHWSLGHTTKLFAIAQSHMFYIFALFSVFVNNKSLYQSFGFHQEMPIMIGFLLFSDALAPMDAVVKLLMNVLSRKFEFEADAFAVKLGYSEQLAASLLKLQIQNLSTMDADWMYASYHYSHPILTERLKALGWQGGKVTDAKTEDSERPVKAADREL, from the exons ATGTATATCCTCGAG CAACTCGCGCGTCTTCTGGACCGCCCGTTCTTCCCGTGGAAGAATGTTCTCGTGGGATTCTCTTTAGGTCAGTTCATTCTCGAAGGATTCTTGTCCTTCCGACAATACAAGGTGCTGCAGCGTACGAAACCACCCAAGGTGTTGGAGAATGAAGTGTCACAGAAAGTTTTCGATCAGAGTCAG GCGTATGGTCGCGCAAAAGCCAAGTTTGGTTTCATCTCGGGTCTTTACGGTCAAATCCAGAATCTTGCATTTATCTACGGCGATGTCCTCCCCAAGCTCTGGGGATTGAGCGGTCTCTTGCTAGCCCGGTACTTTCCCTCTCGGTTTCAAGGCGAGATTTCCCAGACTCTTCTGTTCATCTTCGGTTTCAACCTGATCAGCACCGTTCTGTCCCTGCCAGTTTCATACTACAACACCTTCGTTCTAGAGGAGAAGTTTGGCTTCAACAAGCAGACGCTCAAGCTTTGGGTCACAGACATGCTCAAGGGTCAGATGCTAGGAATTGTGTTGGGAACCCCGATCATCAGCGCGGTGCTTAAGATCGTCCAGAAGACTGGCAACTCGTTCTTCTACTACCTCTGGCTCTTTGGTGTCTTCGTTCAGATCTTCGCTATCACCATCTACCCCATTGTCATCCTGCCACTGTTCAACAAGCTCTCGCCTCTGGAACCCGGAGAATTGAAGACAGGCGTTGAGAGCCTTGCCCGGAAGCTCAAGTTCCCTCTCCATGAGCTGTATGTCATTGATGGCAGCAAGCGGAGTGCTCACAGCAACGCGTACTTCTACGGCCTGCCGTGGAAAAAGCACATTGTCATTTATGATACCCTGATTGAGAAGAGCGAGACTGAGGAAGTCGTTGCCGTCTTGAGTCATGAACTTGGTCACTGGAGCCTCGGCCACACTACTAAGCTCTTTGCTATTGCTCAG TCTCACATGTTCTACATCTTCGCCCTGTTCTCGGTATTTGTGAACAACAAGTCCCTGTATCAATCATTTGGCTTCCACCAGGAAATGCCCATCATGATTGGATTCCTCCTGTTCTCGGATGCTCTGGCTCCCATGGATGCTGTCGTCAAGCTCTTGATGAACGTTCTTAGCCGCAAATTCGAATTTGAAGCTG ATGCCTTCGCCGTGAAGCTCGGGTATTCCGAACAGCTTGCCGCGTCCCTTCTCAAGCTTCAGATCCAGAACTTGAGCACCATGGACGCTGACTGGATGTATGCCAGTTACCACTACTCTCATCCGATCCTGACCGAACGACTCAAGGCGCTTGGTTGGCAGGGAGGCAAGGTCACCGACGCGAAGACGGAAGATAGCGAAAGGCCGGTCAAGGCTGCTGACCGGGAGCTCTGA